One region of Zingiber officinale cultivar Zhangliang chromosome 7B, Zo_v1.1, whole genome shotgun sequence genomic DNA includes:
- the LOC122006051 gene encoding protein BREVIS RADIX-like, with translation MLACIACAKQDPDDGGEGGGGGGASSSGKEAVKSLSSQIKDMVLKISGSVRQSKGSGSSSSFSSKSFRSKSFRSDPRHRGDPRHWQQQRPGAYTYEDAAHYAAAASSSTATWDLMEEKQQDVHDHDHDEPKEWVAQVEPGVHITFVSLPGGAGNDLKRIRFSREMFNKWQAQRWWGENYDRIMELYNVQRYNRQALQTPARSDDGGERESMWSRVGSTKESPITTERILIRDTDKPASAAYDKGAQTPSPVLPHRLHSPSCAMGGAGASGVKAEASRTTTSSRDEASVSASNASDLETTEWVEQDEPGVYITIRELADGTRELRRVRFSREKFGEVHAKLWWEANRERIHAQYL, from the exons ATGCTGGCCTGCATTGCGTGCGCGAAGCAAGACCCCGACGATGGCGGAGAGggcggcggcggaggcggcgCCAGTTCGAGTGGCAAAGAAGCCGTCAAGAGCCTCTCGTCTCAG ATAAAGGACATGGTGTTGAAAATTTCCGGTTCGGTTCGGCAGAGCAAAGGAAGTGGAAGCTCCTCCTCGTTCTCTTCCAAATCGTTCAGGAGCAAGAGTTTCCGCAGCGATCCTCGCCACCGCGGGGATCCTCGTCACTGGCAGCAGCAGCGCCCTGGTGCCTATACTTATGAGGACGCTGCCCATTATGCTGCAGCGGCTAGCAGTTCGACAGCAACATGGGATTTGATGGAGGAGAAGCAGCAGGATGTTCACGATCACGATCATGATGAGCCCAAGGAGTGGGTGGCTCAGGTGGAACCTGGTGTGCACATTACCTTTGTCTCGCTCCCTGGTGGTGCCGGCAACGATCTCAAGCGGATTCGATTCAG CCGGGAGATGTTTAATAAATGGCAAGCACAGAGATGGTGGGGGGAGAACTACGACAGGATCATGGAGCTCTACAATGTGCAGCGCTATAACCGCCAGGCTCTCCAGACTCCAGCTAGATCCGACGACGGCGGCGAG AGGGAATCCATGTGGTCGAGAGTGGGATCAACAAAGGAGAGCCCCATCACAACAGAGCGGATACTCATCAGAGACACTGACAAACCGGCCTCCGCCGCCTACGACAAAGGAGCTCAAACTCCCTCTCCCGTCCTTCCACATCGCCTGCACTCACCTTCTTGCGCCATGGGAGGGGCAGGAGCCTCCGGTGTGAAGGCAGAAGCCTCACGAACCACCACCTCATCCAGAGACGAAGCATCCGTTTCGGCCAGCAATGCAAGCGACCTCGAGACAACAGAGTGGGTGGAGCAAGATGAACCCGGTGTCTACATCACCATCCGGGAGCTTGCTGATGGCACCAGGGAGCTCCGTCGAGTGCGGTTCAG CCGAGAGAAGTTCGGCGAGGTGCACGCCAAGCTGTGGTGGGAGGCCAACAGAGAGAGAATTCATGCACAGTACCTGTAG